TTTCTTCTTTATCAGATTTCACACATATGTGGCATGAGATTCACCTCTTTTTCAATCATTTGATTAGAGCATCATTCGGCCATATTGATCTGCTGAGAATCACTCTCTTTGAAAAGATTGTATTATCAGAAATCTCTTCCCAAAAGATAAAAGATGCTTTAAATTTTGAAGAAAGTGTACTCTGGCTTTTGCATTCAGACTTTCAATCATTTACTGTTGTTGTCAGTATCTGAGAAGCCAGAGTCTCCATCCCCAACTGATGAAGTATGGTGTTTGAAGAACATACGAAAAAATGGAGCTTTTCACAAAAGACTGGAAGAAGTCAAGATAAAGACAGTGCAGGAGTTTCAAAGGCATTTGGCTACTGATCATGACCGATTACTCAAAGTAAGAAAACCACTTACAATGATAGTATTCTTTTTTCTGTAATGCTGAAAACTGAAAAGTAGTTGACTGTTTTGTTTACGTGTGCTATCAAATTGAATTACATTTAAGTGGAAGTAACCAAATTCTGGTTTCCTGAGCTTCTTGTTCAGGGACTGGTCTCGGAATTACACTCATGTCATTTTCAAATGAGTAACTGAGTTCCAAGTTACAGTCTTGTCACTTTCAAGTGGGACTTGGAAGGGTCATAGCTGCAATTTAGGGCTACTCACTCATTATGAATATCAGGAAGCACCATATTCAGCATTTCCTATTTGATTAAAATGAATGCCTGCCATTCAGTTCACTTGTATGACCAAACACGGCCTTAAGCTGGCCAGGTAACAGGGATGcaagttgggtttgggttaacctgaacccaattgacccaacctgagtttgggTAGGGTGGGATCAGGTTGTGAAGGTCAGGTTAGGTCCACTTGGGGTCAGGTTTGTTGTCTGGATGTCTTCAATCCGTATATGAAATAGTGGACTTGAGCGATCGACCAGGCAGATCCATCGGTTGAGTGAGCCCCGAATTTTACAAATtggtctctggacagttttggatagTATCGATCGATCAAACTATCAGGTCAATTGATCGATAGAATTcgaaaaatacttgtaaactctctggacacttttgagcatgttcaatCGCTCGAACATGTGGGGTTCAATTGATCAATAACTGCTCAATCGATGTCGATCGACCGATGCTTAAATCGACGGCGTGCGCAGTTTTGCGAAATTGCACAATTAGTTTCCTATTTTGGTTGTTTCACTATAAATATGGGTATAATACGGGATTATGGTAACAATGGGAGAGCCCAAacgtttctaaaagggttttgaaTGGAGGCTAGGGTTTTCTGAAGTGTTTCGCATCAGCAAGTgattctatctcttgtaatttgttattcatagtggattttgttgtcactttgtgccatggttttttcccacaagggttttccacgtaaaatccgTGTGTTCCTATGCATGCTTTGTTGTTTGATTCGAATTCGGAGTTTGCTTCCGCGGTCCCCCCAAACAAGGTTGACCTAACCCTCAACCCAACTTAACCAGCCCAAGTTGCACCCCCATCAGGTAATGCTTACTGAAAATATCCAACTGTTGTTCTCCCATGCACATTGTAGGTTCTTGGCAGCAGGATGTCAAGAAATAAATGGAAACAAACCATTGAACATGCCCAGAAGTGTGTTTCAGACAACACGCTTTATTCACAGAATTTGGTAGGGGATTCAATGCAATTGGTGTGTGAATTGCCGGAAAGCATTGTCGAGTACAATGGATCATTGCATGATGGCCCTTCATTTCCTCAACTGCAAGCATCTCTCGTTCCAGGATCACGACTTCGCCAGCAGAATCCGGTTTCGTTAATCACACATCAATGTATTCTTCTAACCAGAacgcccaaaatttaaaattttcattgcaTTCGCTCCTCTCACACATATTTTGATCAGGGCTTGATATTGAAATCTGTGGCAGACAAACCGGAAACAGAACTGAATTTTGAGAGTCCTGTTGGCCAAAATGAGTTCACGGCGGGCTCGTCTCAGCTGTACAACACTGCTGTGGTGCAGAATGTCCATCTGATCCAAGGTAACAGTTCCCATTCATTTATGGAAGCTACTgaagccattgaaaattttgggcCATTGTTCAATAACCCTTTGATGCCCACCTCTGGACTGCAAGCTTTTCCCACTGTAGACCTCGACCAGGAGAATCGTAACTTGTTGATAGCACGTCAAAGTATACTTACGTACTATTTTCGTTGATTTATTTCCTCTAGCATTTATTCCAATCAAGCATTAATCTTGAATTTATGGCAGATGAATCGGCAGCACTGTGGAATTTCGTGCACCCTGCCAATGGCAACGTGCTCATGGTGGGACCATCTCGGCTGTCTGATCCAATCCTAGGACAAAACAGTTCCAATGCAATGGGCCATTTTCATGAACAAAACATTGGTTATGGATACGAGTTTGGCACGGGTGGGTTTGTGGGGCCCTTTGCAGTGGGCCAGCAGTCACTGACAGATGATAGCCTCCAGATAGATGGTCTTGTTGATAGCTTTTTGGCTTCTTCACCAGCTGCCATTGGTGGACCAAAAAGGAAGAGGTGGTTAAAGGTTGGGGCTGTTCTCAAGTGGACAGTTAGGAAACCAATTGCTGCTAAAGCCTAGAAGCTGCCAACCATTATTGTTAGTGTTGTCGTTGTTGTTGCCACCATCGCCGTGGTTGTTGTCATCATCATGGTTGTTGCCACCATCGTCGTGGTTGTTGTCATCGTCATGGTTGTTGCCTCGTCGTGGTTGTTGCCGGCATCATCAccttggttgttgttgttgttttcatcGTCGTGGTGATTGCTGCTGCTGTTCTCATTGTCATGGTGGTTGTTTTTGTCATGGTAAGGTAATGAAGTTTAAGAGACTAAGTTTGCAGATTTTAGATAATCTTGTTGATGCATAAGTTGCTCTGAATATTGGGTGCTATGATGCAATGTCTGGAAGTTTTCACTCTCTTCTATCATTGATCTGGATCGTCCATTCTGTACAGCCCACTTTATTGTTCCCATGACAAAATCTCAATGCTCAGACAACGTTCTAACCATCCGTTTGCTGATAAGAATGTGGGAAAAATGGGACCCGTTTTTCATGTCCATTAGTTCAAATTTCAACTTTGGCAGAAATGGCAATAATCTTTCCGATATCTCGCCTAAGGTGCTGGAAATGACTTCAACAGGGACACATGGAAATACATGGATCAGATTGGTCTGATTTTCTTTGATCCATTGAATTTATAAAGGTTAGGAAATGATTAAGAGCAACTACAGCGTCCTTCCTGTATTAGAACGTGGAGTATCCTGATGCACCCATTTTGGTACAAGTAGGACCCATGTTGGcttgatctagaccattaatCTAATGGATCTAGTGCAGAGGAATGACTTGAATGTCTTCAAAGTGGAAGGTATATCGCCTTTATGGACAACCGTCTATTTTGAGGATACTGATCAAACGGTGGTCAAGAACCTCAAATCGGTAGTGGTTTTGAGATCCACCCTCCATAGTATTACCAACTAGATTCACATCTTGACGCATCTGAACTTTATAATTAATGGACAATCTAGAAATTGCACTGCTTGATACATGAATTGTGTATGCAATTGTAGTGATTTGGGCACTCTCAACTGG
This DNA window, taken from Magnolia sinica isolate HGM2019 chromosome 14, MsV1, whole genome shotgun sequence, encodes the following:
- the LOC131224845 gene encoding calmodulin-binding protein 60 G-like is translated as MQEFCEGEVHPRDGKGTLLKGLVKTKLKDGVGYFKDLTFTDNSRCIKSGKFRLGASVVQSSYTGERIREARSEAFRVKDRRVKLSEKPESPSPTDEVWCLKNIRKNGAFHKRLEEVKIKTVQEFQRHLATDHDRLLKVLGSRMSRNKWKQTIEHAQKCVSDNTLYSQNLVGDSMQLVCELPESIVEYNGSLHDGPSFPQLQASLVPGSRLRQQNPVSLITHQYKPETELNFESPVGQNEFTAGSSQLYNTAVVQNVHLIQGNSSHSFMEATEAIENFGPLFNNPLMPTSGLQAFPTVDLDQENRNLLIARQNESAALWNFVHPANGNVLMVGPSRLSDPILGQNSSNAMGHFHEQNIGYGYEFGTGGFVGPFAVGQQSLTDDSLQIDGLVDSFLASSPAAIGGPKRKRWLKVGAVLKWTVRKPIAAKA